A DNA window from Camelina sativa cultivar DH55 chromosome 17, Cs, whole genome shotgun sequence contains the following coding sequences:
- the LOC104754494 gene encoding probable serine/threonine-protein kinase At1g54610, whose translation MGCVSSRHRPFRRKSSTLNELPVERPPSSRIDSSRIEEWIQPADGFDRSSSKKDANVRLFSSGRFHDDHQIGKILEYPETVGHMDRVVHDQDLRRVSSAVADPDLEIDPKVMKQKVDRWNSRDSKVSSQFSDYLLTEREPEKPRTEPSVLPVPRELKRDPNFVAPNDVERKQVAAGWPTWLVTVAGEALVGWTPRRANTFEKLEKIGQGTYSNVYRARDLLHNKIVALKKVRFDLNDMESVKFMAREIIVMRRLDHPNVLKLEGLITAPVSSSLYLVFEYMDHDLLGLSSLPGVKFSEPQVKCYMRQLLSGLEHCHSRGVLHRDIKGSNLLIDSKGVLKIADFGLATFFDPATSVPLTSHVVTLWYRPPELLLGATRYGVGVDLWSTGCILGELYAGRPILPGKTEVEQLHKIFKLCGSPPENYWRKQKLSSSAGFITTVPYRRKVSEMFKDFPASVLSLLETLLSIDPDHRSSADCALESEYFKTKPFACDPSHLPKYPPSKEIDAKMRDEAKRRQPMRADKQERQDSMTRRSHERKLVPPIKANHSLSMTMEKQYQDLRRRNDSFKSFKEERTPHGPVADYLNMQTRNNQTGGRISYSGPLMSNRNMAKLTMHVKENAVPRYHQARVNQKMLSGSVSSKALLGRQDQPVMNQRRRDRAPVEDPSRYTPSDSKIYMSGPLLAQPRRVDQRLEEHDRQLQQVNRQTQTTRQGRTRNW comes from the exons ATGGGTTGTGTAAGTTCTAGGCATAGGCCTTTTAGGAGAAAGTCATCAACACTCAATGAGTTACCTGTGGAGAGACCTCCTTCCTCGCGGATTGATTCGTCGAGGATAGAGGAGTGGATCCAACCGGCAGATGGGTTTGATAGATCCAGTAGCAAGAAAGATGCCAATGTTAGGTTATTTAGTTCAGGTAGGTTTCATGATGATCATCAGATTGGGAAGATATTGGAGTATCCTGAAACGGTTGGTCATATGGATCGAGTTGTTCATGATCAGGATTTGAGAAGGGTCTCTAGTGCTGTTGCAGACCCGGATTTGGAGATTGATCCAAAGGTTATGAAACAGAAGGTAGATAGATGGAATAGCAGGGATTCTAAAGTTTCTAGTCAGTTTTCTGATTATCTTCTGACTGAGAGGGAACCAGAGAAACCTCGGACTGAACCTTCGGTTCTACCGGTTCCTCGGGAACTGAAGAGGGACCCGAACTTTGTTGCTCCAAATGATGTAGAGAGGAAGCAAGTGGCTGCAGGATGGCCGACTTGGCTGGTCACCGTTGCAGGTGAGGCACTAGTGGGTTGGACTCCACGCCGAGCAAATACTTTTGAGAAGCTGGAGAAA ATTGGTCAAGGAACATATAGCAATGTGTATAGAGCTCGTGATCTTCTTCATAACAAGATCGTTGCGTTAAAAAAGGTCCGATTTGATCTTAACGATATGGAAAGTGTTAAGTTTATGGCAAGAGAGATCATAGTAATGAGACGGCTTGATCATCCTAATGTATTGAAACTGGAAGGGTTGATCACTGCCCCTGTTTCTTCGTCTCTCTACTTAGTTTTCGAGTATATGGATCATGATCTCTTAGGCCTTTCTTCGCTACCCGGTGTCAAGTTTTCAGAGCCTCAG GTTAAGTGTTACATGCGACAACTTCTAAGTGGGCTTGAACATTGTCACAGCCGCGGCGTTCTTCATCGCGATATAAAGGGCTCAAATCTACTGATTGACAGTAAGGGAGTCTTGAAGATAGCAGATTTTGGGTTAGCCACATTTTTCGACCCTGCAACAAGTGTTCCATTGACTAGCCATGTTGTCACTCTTTGGTACCGGCCACCAGAACTTTTGCTTGGAGCCACTCGTTATGGTGTTGGCGTTGATCTATGGAGCACAGGTTGCATCTTAGGTGAACTATATGCTGGTAGACCGATCCTCCCTGGAAAAACCGAG GTAGAACAATTGCATAAAATCTTCAAGCTTTGTGGTTCACCACCAGAAAATTACTGGAGAAAACAGAAGTTATCGTCCTCAGCTGGATTCATAACCACAGTTCCTTATAGACGTAAAGTATCAGAGATGTTTAAGGACTTTCCTGCAAGTGTTCTTTCGCTTTTAGAGACTTTACTCTCCATAGATCCTGATCACCGGAGCTCTGCAGATTGTGCCCTTGAGAGTGAG taCTTCAAAACCAAGCCATTTGCTTGCGATCCATCGCACTTACCAAAGTATCCTCCTAGTAAAGAGATTGATGCTAAAATGCGGGATGAAGCGAAAAGGCGACAACCAATGAGGGCGGATAAACAAGAACGGCAAGACTCTATGACGAGAAGATCACACGAAAGAAAACTTGTCCCACCGATCAAAGCAAATCACTCTCTATCAATGACAATGGAG AAACAATATCAagatttgagaagaagaaacgataGTTTCAAGTCGTTTAAAGAGGAGAGGACTCCTCATGGCCCAGTTGCTGATTATCTAAATATGCAAactagaaacaatcaaactgGTGGGAGAATTTCATACTCAGGTCCATTGATGAGCAACAGGAATATGGCTAAGTTAACGATGCATGTGAAGGAGAATGCAGTCCCTAGATACCATCAAGCTAGAGTAAACCAGAAGATGTTATCGGGATCAGTCTCCTCCAAAGCATTATTAGGTCGGCAAGATCAACCAGTCATGAATCAAAGAAGAAGGGATCGAGCACCAGTTGAAGACCCTTCTCGG TATACTCCAAGTGACAGCAAGATTTACATGTCAGGACCATTGTTGGCTCAGCCAAGAAGAGTGGACCAGAGGCTTGAAGAACATGATCGGCAACTTCAGCAAGTCAACAGACAAACACAAACGACACGCCAAGGCCGAACTCGCAATTGGTAG